In Sporosarcina psychrophila, a genomic segment contains:
- a CDS encoding aldo/keto reductase, with amino-acid sequence MKYTQIKHTELNASNIIMGNMRLTQLSLTEIEQLIRTALDEGINFFDHADIYGQGRCEELFAEAIQMSPSIRDKMILQSKCGIKGQENYFDFSKEHILDSVDGILKRLNTDYLDLLLLHRPDPLMEPAEVAEAFEKLHSSGKVKHFGVSNHNPAQIELLQKYTPHKLVVNQIQFSIAHTPMIDAGIALNMNIDQAINRDSSILEYSRLHDITLQAWSPFQNGFFAGPFLGDLENFLELNKVIDEIAANYDVTNTAIATAWISRHPANIQVVLGTTNPQRLKDACKSTDITLTRKEWYDIYKAAGNIVP; translated from the coding sequence ATGAAATATACGCAAATTAAACATACCGAACTCAACGCATCCAACATTATTATGGGGAATATGCGTCTGACACAGCTTTCTTTAACGGAAATAGAGCAGTTAATCCGCACTGCACTTGATGAAGGGATTAACTTCTTTGATCATGCAGATATTTATGGTCAGGGTCGGTGCGAAGAATTATTTGCCGAGGCGATTCAAATGAGCCCTAGTATTCGTGATAAAATGATTTTGCAAAGTAAATGTGGCATAAAAGGCCAAGAAAACTACTTTGATTTTTCCAAAGAACATATCCTCGACTCAGTTGACGGTATTTTAAAGCGTTTAAACACGGATTACTTGGACCTGCTACTCCTTCATCGTCCTGATCCATTAATGGAGCCTGCTGAAGTTGCCGAGGCATTTGAGAAATTGCATAGCAGCGGAAAAGTAAAACATTTCGGGGTGTCGAACCATAACCCAGCACAGATCGAATTGTTGCAAAAATATACACCACATAAATTAGTAGTCAACCAAATTCAGTTTAGTATTGCACACACACCGATGATTGACGCGGGAATTGCGTTAAATATGAATATAGATCAAGCTATCAATCGTGATAGCAGTATACTAGAATACAGTCGTTTGCATGATATCACGCTACAAGCATGGTCACCATTTCAAAATGGGTTCTTTGCTGGTCCATTCCTTGGCGACTTAGAGAATTTTTTAGAGTTGAATAAAGTGATTGACGAAATTGCTGCCAACTATGACGTAACAAACACGGCCATCGCAACCGCCTGGATTAGCCGCCATCCAGCTAACATCCAAGTCGTACTCGGAACAACGAATCCTCA
- a CDS encoding membrane lipoprotein lipid attachment site-containing protein — protein sequence MKKTIFFLIVVLLLAGCASKDNNREKGAEEKVDKTVEQQTLSLQLLKADEEAGVTIENSEVYKELNRMITENADMGLANDFSINIIDIVDSGTENASLLFLAINRLDEPMKNIKFDYTLGHDNGAFVWEGVEVDLSEQETGIIQSNHAVPFSLSITPEQEALIDTLEQDNQVVKMDNFKFDSVN from the coding sequence ATGAAAAAAACCATATTTTTTTTGATAGTAGTTTTACTATTGGCAGGATGTGCCTCAAAGGATAATAATAGGGAAAAAGGGGCTGAAGAAAAAGTGGATAAAACAGTTGAACAACAGACACTTTCATTACAATTATTGAAAGCAGACGAAGAAGCAGGGGTAACGATTGAAAATAGCGAAGTCTATAAAGAGTTAAATCGAATGATTACGGAAAATGCAGATATGGGACTCGCCAATGATTTCAGTATTAATATTATTGATATCGTGGACAGTGGAACAGAAAACGCTTCATTGCTTTTCTTAGCCATCAATCGTTTGGATGAACCTATGAAAAACATCAAGTTCGACTATACATTAGGTCATGATAATGGTGCATTTGTGTGGGAGGGCGTTGAAGTGGACCTTTCCGAGCAGGAAACAGGTATCATTCAATCGAATCATGCAGTTCCATTCTCTCTGAGCATAACGCCTGAACAAGAAGCACTCATCGACACACTTGAACAAGATAACCAAGTTGTGAAGATGGATAACTTTAAATTTGATTCAGTAAATTAA
- a CDS encoding DUF5085 family protein, giving the protein MNNPTAEVFIPIEAEEEINFNSYFLNDRMIMTRLTDDFDVQSQLTFWELLTYIEEHEISRKTPIFIEFKETNAGQTNVEMSVGVQ; this is encoded by the coding sequence ATGAACAATCCCACTGCCGAAGTGTTTATTCCAATTGAAGCAGAAGAGGAAATTAATTTTAACAGTTATTTCCTGAACGACCGCATGATTATGACTCGACTAACAGATGACTTTGATGTCCAATCACAGCTAACGTTTTGGGAGCTTCTCACCTATATTGAAGAGCATGAAATAAGTCGGAAAACGCCCATATTCATAGAGTTCAAAGAAACGAATGCAGGGCAAACCAATGTGGAGATGTCTGTAGGCGTGCAATGA
- a CDS encoding DUF5085 family protein, translating to MMIAENHQIAYRNVASKLYNFLPEEIDLALTDFVSILDEYGYQITGPMFFSIISNPTDEVMTAELFLPIKGNHFIIPKEAEVNFHSYFLVDRMLTTRIKGNFEVEAQVKYWELMEYMNAHEKTQKTPIFVEYKKSRAGQTYTEMSVGVL from the coding sequence ATGATGATTGCAGAAAACCATCAGATTGCATACCGCAATGTCGCGTCCAAACTATATAACTTTTTACCCGAAGAAATTGATCTTGCTTTAACGGATTTTGTATCGATTCTAGACGAGTATGGCTATCAAATTACGGGACCGATGTTCTTTTCAATCATCAGTAATCCGACCGATGAAGTTATGACAGCTGAATTATTCCTTCCCATTAAAGGGAATCATTTTATAATCCCGAAGGAAGCAGAAGTTAATTTCCACAGCTATTTCCTAGTTGACCGTATGCTCACGACACGAATCAAAGGCAATTTTGAAGTGGAAGCACAGGTGAAGTATTGGGAGCTTATGGAGTATATGAACGCACATGAAAAAACTCAAAAAACACCTATTTTTGTAGAGTACAAAAAAAGCCGCGCGGGGCAGACCTATACGGAGATGAGTGTAGGGGTTTTATAA
- a CDS encoding DUF5085 family protein: MGIEKRSLTFNNVLTYETEQKKENWQEAIFMLEEFTLNKDVYKNGPVFFSFVQNLGDETSGKFTYYLPISSPVVLVDESDFTFHENLSIGSALVLRQADEKMDFAAAYEEVKAYANTQQIELDTTYYCVLLDVYGDIIIDLYVPIKGQGDA, translated from the coding sequence ATGGGAATCGAAAAACGTTCACTGACTTTCAATAACGTACTAACATATGAAACAGAACAAAAAAAAGAGAACTGGCAAGAAGCCATCTTCATGCTAGAAGAGTTCACGCTCAATAAAGATGTCTACAAAAACGGTCCGGTATTTTTCTCATTTGTTCAAAACCTAGGGGATGAAACATCCGGGAAATTCACCTACTACTTGCCAATCAGCAGTCCAGTCGTTTTAGTAGATGAGTCTGATTTTACTTTCCATGAAAACCTAAGCATCGGAAGTGCATTGGTCCTACGGCAGGCTGATGAAAAAATGGATTTCGCCGCTGCCTATGAAGAAGTGAAGGCATACGCCAACACGCAACAAATCGAATTGGACACTACTTATTATTGCGTTTTACTGGATGTCTACGGAGATATCATCATCGATCTCTATGTGCCGATAAAAGGGCAGGGCGATGCATGA
- a CDS encoding ribonuclease YeeF family protein, giving the protein MKVLDVSPFEEGLQNNITMLSRLEGEMKAIETAVGGLVALDDSLKGQGGNAIRAFYNDCHMPFLQFFTTFKSSYDSVLCQMKSALDTLESASNGYIQESFLESDVKQGLTTIDQLTLTLTDEANAIMDEVSDIVALPHLNDSEVHEGVKRAQTKQEKTVTDLHEFDATQTAALTQIEADLLTMELWLLEIEGMMSNGLTDIDFQPEQWAEQSENQPLKTELQHRVDVMNGVVEDGSVDETGEVSTTSANGYVMMLKEAVGLAKKANSTITGGLSSFGMYVAGKDGGLSTSRHLNLQTGNYSYRINATQTALDRLKVNPDARALKELMAGLPKGNKKWSPKHYGIQATNQAMLKFASQKSGQSGWSGTGESVLKKHPTLAYWNDQATIKQQAKTIGTATIKGAGKSFTDVVDFKGIANSGIVKGAAKSLAPLGAGLSYYSNYSTAKDEGLDDGAAAGRATVDTAIDLAIGGAVQVGFTAAGTALIPIPGVGTAVGVVAGIAVNSLLNVKFGDDDKSAMDHIKGWFH; this is encoded by the coding sequence ATGAAGGTACTGGACGTCAGCCCATTTGAAGAAGGTTTGCAGAACAATATTACTATGCTCAGCCGTTTGGAAGGTGAGATGAAAGCAATTGAAACTGCCGTTGGAGGGCTCGTTGCGCTGGATGATTCCCTGAAGGGGCAAGGCGGAAACGCTATCCGAGCATTTTATAACGATTGTCATATGCCATTCTTACAGTTTTTCACGACCTTTAAATCTTCTTATGACAGCGTTCTATGCCAAATGAAATCCGCTCTCGACACGCTGGAATCGGCTTCGAACGGTTACATCCAAGAAAGTTTTCTCGAAAGTGACGTTAAACAAGGACTGACAACAATTGACCAATTAACGCTCACTTTGACGGACGAAGCGAATGCTATCATGGATGAAGTCAGTGACATCGTCGCTCTTCCGCACTTGAATGACAGCGAAGTGCACGAAGGCGTGAAACGTGCACAAACGAAGCAGGAAAAAACGGTCACTGATCTCCATGAATTCGATGCAACGCAGACAGCCGCATTAACGCAGATTGAAGCGGATTTGCTGACAATGGAACTGTGGTTGCTTGAAATAGAAGGTATGATGAGCAATGGCCTGACCGATATAGATTTTCAACCTGAACAGTGGGCGGAGCAATCGGAAAACCAACCGCTCAAAACAGAACTGCAACACCGAGTTGACGTTATGAATGGCGTTGTCGAAGACGGTTCAGTGGATGAAACGGGAGAGGTATCAACTACTTCTGCCAATGGCTATGTAATGATGTTGAAAGAAGCTGTCGGTTTGGCAAAAAAAGCGAACAGTACGATTACTGGAGGGCTCTCTAGTTTTGGCATGTATGTTGCAGGTAAAGACGGTGGTTTGAGTACTTCAAGACACTTAAATCTGCAAACAGGCAACTATTCATATCGCATCAATGCAACCCAAACCGCATTAGACCGTTTAAAGGTCAATCCCGATGCAAGAGCACTTAAAGAACTCATGGCAGGACTTCCTAAAGGGAATAAAAAATGGTCTCCGAAGCATTATGGCATTCAAGCTACCAATCAGGCGATGCTGAAGTTTGCGTCACAGAAATCGGGACAGAGCGGCTGGTCAGGTACTGGAGAGAGTGTACTGAAAAAGCATCCAACTTTGGCTTACTGGAATGACCAAGCAACCATTAAACAACAGGCAAAAACAATAGGAACAGCGACCATTAAAGGCGCAGGTAAGTCCTTTACGGATGTCGTTGATTTTAAAGGCATTGCGAATAGCGGCATTGTAAAAGGAGCTGCTAAATCACTCGCACCTTTAGGAGCAGGTCTTAGTTATTATAGTAACTATTCTACAGCGAAAGACGAAGGACTAGACGACGGTGCAGCTGCAGGTAGGGCAACAGTTGACACGGCAATCGATTTAGCGATCGGCGGCGCAGTACAAGTCGGATTCACTGCAGCCGGTACAGCGCTAATCCCGATACCGGGTGTAGGTACCGCAGTCGGTGTAGTGGCAGGAATAGCAGTGAACTCCTTATTGAATGTCAAATTTGGAGATGACGATAAATCAGCAATGGACCATATTAAAGGGTGGTTCCATTGA
- a CDS encoding YwqI/YxiC family protein yields MTTEVKIVYADVESKISDMSNATTLLNPKAESPITGNTLDVVTKLTELSTKLETLLTSYQTVLLANSVTTTNSVKFMSESDEKVASVMQCTLAGPKQVSQ; encoded by the coding sequence ATGACTACCGAAGTGAAAATAGTGTATGCAGATGTTGAAAGTAAAATCAGTGACATGAGCAATGCAACCACATTGCTTAATCCGAAAGCGGAATCACCAATTACAGGGAATACACTGGATGTCGTGACGAAATTGACGGAGCTTTCGACTAAGCTAGAAACGTTACTAACGAGTTATCAAACGGTGCTTCTTGCTAATAGTGTAACGACTACCAATTCAGTCAAGTTTATGAGTGAATCGGATGAAAAAGTAGCATCTGTCATGCAGTGCACACTTGCAGGACCGAAGCAGGTGTCACAATGA